In the genome of Longimicrobium sp., one region contains:
- the nrfH gene encoding cytochrome c nitrite reductase small subunit, producing MRRRVAAALAAGCIIGAAAGLGAFTFVYARGASYLTNDPGACANCHVMREHFSAWQRSSHHNVAVCNDCHAPHNLAGKYYTKGLNGFWHSFYFTSGTYPYPLRMTARNRRVTEGACRHCHEEITDAIEHGAGGRAPDGVGGTEERLACTRCHSDVGHWVR from the coding sequence ATGCGGCGGCGCGTTGCGGCGGCGTTGGCGGCGGGGTGCATCATCGGCGCGGCGGCCGGCCTGGGCGCGTTCACCTTCGTCTACGCGCGGGGCGCGTCGTACCTGACCAACGATCCCGGCGCCTGCGCCAACTGCCACGTGATGCGCGAGCATTTCTCCGCGTGGCAGCGCTCCAGCCATCACAACGTCGCTGTGTGCAACGACTGCCACGCGCCGCACAACCTCGCGGGGAAGTACTACACCAAGGGGCTGAACGGCTTCTGGCACTCGTTCTACTTCACCTCGGGCACCTACCCGTATCCCCTGCGGATGACCGCGCGCAACCGCCGGGTGACCGAGGGCGCCTGCCGCCACTGCCACGAGGAGATCACCGACGCCATCGAGCACGGGGCGGGCGGCCGCGCGCCCGACGGCGTCGGCGGCACCGAAGAGCGGCTGGCGTGCACGCGCTGCCATAGCGACGTGGGCCACTGGGTCCGCTGA